One genomic region from Biomphalaria glabrata chromosome 7, xgBioGlab47.1, whole genome shotgun sequence encodes:
- the LOC129927329 gene encoding coiled-coil domain-containing protein 1-like codes for MIDDTIDDMIDDTIDDTIDDTIDDMINDKIDDMIDDTIDDTIDDMIDDMIDDTTDDMIDDMIDDMIDDMIDDTTDDMIDDMIDDTTDDMIDDTIDDMIDDTTDDMIDDMIDDTTDDMIDDTIDDTTDDTIDDTIYDMIDDMIDDMIDDMIDSK; via the coding sequence ATGATTGATGACACGATTGATGACATGATTGATGACACGATTGATGACACGATTGATGACACGATTGATGACATGATTAATGACAAGATTGATGACATGATTGATGACACGATTGATGATACGATTGATGACATGATTGATGACATGATTGATGACACGACTGATGACATGATTGATGACATGATTGATGACATGATTGATGACATGATTGATGACACGACTGATGACATGATTGATGACATGATTGATGACACGACTGATGACATGATTGATGACACGATTGATGACATGATTGATGACACGACTGATGACATGATTGATGACATGATTGATGACACGACTGATGACATGATTGATGACACGATTGATGACACGACTGATGACACGATTGATGACACGATTTATGACATGATTGATGACATGATTGATGACATGATTGatgacatgattgattcaaaataa